One part of the Prunus persica cultivar Lovell chromosome G5, Prunus_persica_NCBIv2, whole genome shotgun sequence genome encodes these proteins:
- the LOC18776133 gene encoding acyl-CoA-binding protein → MGLKEEFDEYAEKAKTLPESTTNENKLILYGLYKQATVGAVNTSRPGIFNMRDRAKWDAWKAVEGKSKEEAMGDYVTKVKQLLEEAGAST, encoded by the exons ATGGGTTTGAAG GAGGAGTTTGATGAGTATGCTGAAAAAGCCAAGACTCTTCCAGAGTCAACAACCAATGAGAACAAGCTCATCCTCTATGGGCTGTACAAGCAAGCCACTGTTGGTGCAGTGAACACCA GCCGCCCGGGAATATTCAATATGAGGGACAGAGCAAAGTGGGATGCATGGAAGGCTGTTGAAG GGAAATCCAAGGAGGAAGCCATGGGAGACTATGTTACAAAGGTGAAGCAGTTGCTGGAAGAGGCTGGAGCTTCTACTTGA
- the LOC18776631 gene encoding 60S ribosomal protein L13-1 yields MVKHNNVIPSSHFRKHWQNYVKTWFNQPARKTRRRKARQEKAVKIFPRPTSGPLRPIVHGQTLKYNMKVRSGRGFTLEELKTAGIPKKLAPTIGIAVDHRRKNRSLEGLQANVQRLKTYKAKLVVFPRRARKLKAGDSSPEELANATQIQGPYMPIVREKPTVELVKVTNDMKAFKAYDKLRVERMNERHVGARLKKAAEAEKEEKK; encoded by the exons ATGGTGAAGCACAACAATGTCATTCCTAGCTCGCACTTCAGAAAGCATTGGCAGAATTATGTGAAAACGTGGTTTAATCAGCCAGCGCGTAAAACACGGAGAAGAAAGG CCCGTCAAGAGAAAGCTGTGAAGATTTTTCCTCGCCCTACATCTGGACCACTGCGGCCTATCGTTCATGGCCAAACGTTAAAATACAATATGAAAGTAAGATCTGGCAGAGGATTTACTCTTGAAGAACTGAAG ACTGCTGGTATCCCGAAGAAGCTTGCTCCAACCATTGGCATAGCTGTTGATCATCGCCGCAAAAATCGATCTCTAGAAGGTCTTCAAGCAAATGTTCAGAGGTTGAAAACATACAAGGCCAAGTTAGTTGTCTTCCCAAGACGTGCACGGAAGTTGAAG GCTGGCGATTCAAGTCCTGAGGAGCTTGCCAATGCTACCCAAATTCAAGGCCCTTACATGCCCATTGTAAGGGAGAAGCCAACTGTTGAGCTTGTGAAGGTTACAAATGATATGAAGGCATTTAAGGCTTATGACAAGCTACGCGTTGAGCGTATGAATGAACGTCATGTTGGTGCGAGACTGAAGAAGGCTGCCGAGgcagagaaggaagaaaagaaatag